The Watersipora subatra chromosome 1, tzWatSuba1.1, whole genome shotgun sequence genome has a window encoding:
- the LOC137390305 gene encoding uncharacterized protein, translating to MVRNRKTSAKGKIADSVFELAIKEVIDGKLSLRAAPESYVIPKSTLARAVTKRRKAGEASVTYQPRWDNRRVFSTEHEVMLESYLVEGAKHHAGLTKVMMRQFAYEYAKKLNLTYPSLWDKNEKAGEDWIYSFMKRHPNLSVRTPEATSLSRATSFNRSNVSAFFVNLEAVLLKYKFEANQIYNMDEMALTTVHKPPKVIARKNSKQVGLATSAERGTLVTLVGSINAQGSFIPPFLILPRVNFKNSMLNGTPPGSRGAAHVSGWMNQEIFLQWLEHFAKHATCFHQHPVLLLMDNHTSHVSISAIESAKEKGIILLTFPLHCSHKLQPLDRTVYGPLKRYYNDSCTRWMLNNPARTISIHEIGALLSESFNRAFTPSNILSGFRVSGVFLYKPDIFGDDMYLASEVTNRPVPENLVTPSTSQDDPIAAPAVNQALPAEPVYSSPSTSQVVATPKDLTPLEVRPFSKAPPRQNQRKRKTAKSLVLTDTPVKERLERERNKQRAKKTSKRVKKKVIQDVEVSDSSEDERQEVELNTRLEKEDTSEDDGDNGVVEMDSETDSTEYNTGDYVLVKFTVTGKQKLVKHYVGIIVEMESSDITLSVSFFKTVPGAKPTFVKSEPEDLALVDHSDILLKLPPPNITGGTRRLSERMAFPISLAQYF from the exons ATGGTTCGAAACAGAAAAACCAGTGCCAAAGGAAAGATTGCTGATTCAGTGTTTGAATTAGCTATCAAAGAAGTTATTGATGGCAAGCTAAGCCTAAGAGCCGCACCTGAAAGTTATGTCATTCCGAAGTCAACCCTGGCAAGAGCGGTGACGAAGCGACGGAAGGCTGGAGAAGCTAGTGTTACATACCAACCACGTTGGGACAACAGACGTGTGTTTTCCACTGAACACGAAGTAATGCTGGAGTCATACCTTGTTGAGGGAGCAAAACACCACGCAGGCCTCACCAAAGTCATGATGCGCCAATTCGCTTATGAATACGCGAAAAAACTGAATCTAACATACCCAAGCCTCTGGGATAAAAACGAGAAAGCAG GGGAGGACTGGATATACTCTTTTATGAAAAGGCATCCCAACTTGTCAGTTCGCACACCCGAAGCTACGAGTCTGAGTCGGGCCACTAGCTTTAATCGAAGTAATGTATCGGCATTTTTTGTTAACCTAGAAGCTGTACTTCTGAAGTATAAATTTGAGGCCAATCAAATTTACAATATGGATGAAATGGCTTTGACTACCGTTCACAAGCCTCCTAAAGTTATTGCACGCAAAAACTCCAAACAAGTTGGTCTCGCTACCTCTGCTGAAAGAGGTACTCTTGTAACACTTGTTGGTTCCATTAATGCTCAAGGTTCCTTTATCCCACCATTCCTCATACTCCCACGAGTCAACTTCAAGAATTCCATGCTAAATGGCACCCCACCTGGAAGCAGAGGTGCCGCTCATGTATCTGGTTGGATGAATCAGGAGATATTTCTACAATGGCTGGAGCACTTTGCTAAGCATGCTACATGTTTTCATCAGCATCCCGTGCTGCTACTCATGGACAATCATACAAGCCATGTATCTATTTCAGCCATAGAGTCCGCTAAAGAGAAAGGCATTATTTTACTAACGTTCCCTCTCCATTGTAGTCACAAGCTACAGCCTTTAGACCGCACCGTTTATGGCCCCCTAAAGCGCTACTACAATGACAGCTGTACGCGCTGGATGTTGAATAATCCTGCCCGGACAATATCCATACATGAGATCGGCGCCTTACTCAGTGAGAGCTTCAACAGGGCATTTACACCATCGAATATCTTATCCGGTTTTCGTGTGTCTGGTGTCTTTCTGTATAAACCAGACATTTTTGGCGACGACATGTATCTCGCCTCAGAAGTCACAAACCGTCCAGTTCCCGAGAACTTGGTTACACCATCTACCAGCCAGGATGATCCGATAGCAGCTCCTGCAGTGAACCAAGCACTACCAGCAGAGCCAGTCTATTCATCCCCATCAACCAGCCAAGTTGTAGCTACCCCTAAAGACCTTACACCATTAGAAGTACGGCCATTCTCGAAAGCCCCTCCACGACAAAACCAAAGAAAAAGGAAAACTGCAAAGTCACTAGTTTTGACAGACACCCCAGTAAAAGAAAGACTCGAAAGAGAACGCAACAAACAGAGGGCCAAGAAAACATCTAAAAGAGTGAAGAAGAAGGTTATTCAGGATGTGGAGGTCAGTGATAGCAGTGAGGATGAGCGCCAAGAAGTCGAATTGAACACTAGGCTTGAGAAAGAGGACACTAGCGAGGATGACGGAGATAATGGGGTTGTTGAAATGGACAGTGAAACGGATTCAACAGAATATAACACCGGAGATTATGTGCTTGTAAAGTTCACAGTTACTGGCAAGCAGAAGCTTGTAAAGCACTATGTTGGAATCATCGTCGAGATGGAGAGTTCTGATATAACATTAAGTGTGTCGTTCTTCAAAACTGTTCCTGGTGCCAAGCCTACATTTGTTAAATCAGAGCCAGAAGACTTAGCACTAGTCGACCACAGTGACATTCTATTAAAGCTTCCACCACCGAATATCACTGGTGGAACAAGAAGACTCTCAGAGAGAATGGCCTTCCCTATTAGTTTGGCACAATATTTCTAG